In the Scomber japonicus isolate fScoJap1 chromosome 18, fScoJap1.pri, whole genome shotgun sequence genome, one interval contains:
- the LOC128379122 gene encoding paralemmin-2-like isoform X7, with amino-acid sequence MPTLLQSMDETENYQQRLQAIAERRRHQEEEEKLRRETDEEWLKTAQKKRKSLRDQWLSETAPAPVLPSLVSFRPCPPMQDEADEYTAVEQTRSQKMPEYEEDEARDASKYKEAFQEENKKSVKYIAAARTYNNQAAADEDVQVDKEAEDHFSMSMTHSIFHERGKDARSVDKETDVHFSMPMTHSVFHESGKDARSVDKETEDHFSMSMTHSIFHESGKDARSVDNEAEDHFSMPMPHSIYHESGQDGRSVLGMLAVQVERDPKTGATVVRSVAPVSKPADAPVAATVFDDGRKSIHTVGGSGVQPSTEELGQILSVIDGVGMKVLLDEVTVMPNKAETNIEDIEPDRAPEGKVLSFSTRHDMSEESSTQLDSSGSHDSEAEMGIEGCAVSVEEEVQKVDGHMIDVTDMVGKVDNIEDKTLEEGPVTLVFMGYTDDTTGESVCLGQEDHEGMLTVERVIITEDGEEHVIGPLATLDNVAEQEEKKEPKEEAFQDVPLDGNGAGVKVLGDKGDNGLHNSSPPSIAEGEVTSKRKTCQCCSVM; translated from the exons ATGCCGACCCTCCT gcAAAGCATGGATGAGACAGAGAATTACCAACAAAGGCTGCAAGCTATAGCG GAAAGGCGTCGCcaccaggaagaagaagagaagctgaGGAGGGAAACAGACGAGGAGTGGTTGAAGACAGCTCAGAAAAAG AGGAAGTCCTTGAGGGACCAGTGGCTTAGTGAAACTGCCCCagctcctgtccttccttcacttgtCAGCTTTAGGCCCTGTCCTCCAATGCAGGACGAAGCAGACGAGTACACAGCTGT ggagCAAACCAGAAGTCAAAAGATGCCTGAATACGAGGAGGACGAGGCAAGAGATGCCAGCAAATATAAAGAAGCTTTccaagaggaaaacaaaaaatcagtcaaatatATAGCCGCAGCCAGAACATACAACAATCAG GCTGCAGCTGACGAGGACGTGCAAG tggATAAAGAGGCTGAGGATCACTTCTCCATGTCAATGACACACAGCATATTTCATGAACGTGGGAAAGATGCCCGATCAG tggATAAAGAGACTGACGTTCACTTCTCCATGCCCATGACGCACAGCGTATTTCATGAAAGTGGGAAAGATGCCCGATCAG tggATAAAGAGACTGAGGATCACTTCTCCATGTCAATGACACACAGCATATTTCATGAAAGTGGGAAAGATGCCCGATCAG tggaTAATGAGGCTGAGGATCACTTCTCCATGCCGATGCCACACAGCATATATCATGAAAGTGGGCAAGATGGCCGATCAG TTCTAGGAATGCTGGCAgtgcaggtagagagagacCCCAAGACAGGTGCCACTGTCGTCAGGTCAGTGGCCCCCGTGTCCAAGCCAGCTGATGCTCCAGTGGCTGCCACTGTCTTCGACGATGGCAGGAAGAGCATCCACACTGTCGGTGGGTCAGGAGTTCAACCCTCGACCGAAGAGCTCGGGCAGATCTTGAGCGTCATCGATGGGGTCGGGATGAAAGTACTGCTGGATGAGGTCACGGTCATGCCAAACAAGGCAGAGACAAATATAGAGGATATAGAACCCGACAGAGCTCCAGAGGGTAAAGTCCTGTCTTTTTCCACCCGTCATGACATGTCAGAGGAGAGCAGTACACAGTTAGACAGCTCCGGAAGCCACGATTCTGAGGCTGAGATGGGGATAGAGGGTTGTGCTGTAAGTGTGGAGGAGGAAGTTCAGAAAGTGGACGGACACATGATCGATGTTACAGACATGGTGGGAAAAGTAGATAACATCGAGGATAAAACTTTGGAGGAAGGCCCAGTCACCCTCGTGTTCATGggatacacagatgatacaaCTGGAGAAAGTGTGTGTCTGGGACAAGAGGACCATGAAGGCATGCTCACTGTGGAACGAGTGATCATCACTGAAGATGGCGAAGAACATGTCATAGGACCTCTGGCAACATTAGATAATGTGGCAgaacaagaggaaaagaaagagccCAAAGAGGAAGCATTTCAGGACGTTCCCCTGGATGGAAATGGAGCCGGAGTTAAAGTCCTTGGAGACAAAGGTGATAACGGGCTGCATAATTCATCTCCACCCAGTATTGCAGAGGGAGAAGTCACTTCAAAGCGCAAGACCTGTCAGTGTTGCTCTGTCATGTAA
- the LOC128379122 gene encoding uncharacterized protein LOC128379122 isoform X8, whose amino-acid sequence MPTLLQSMDETENYQQRLQAIAERRRHQEEEEKLRRETDEEWLKTAQKKRKSLRDQWLSETAPAPVLPSLVSFRPCPPMQDEADEYTAVEQTRSQKMPEYEEDEARDASKYKEAFQEENKKSVKYIAAARTYNNQAAADEDVQVDKEAEDHFSMSMTHSIFHERGKDARSVDKEAEDHFSMPMPHSIFHESGLDGRSVDKEAEDHFSMPMPHSIFHESGLDGRSVDNEAEDHFSMPMPHSIYHESGQDGRSVLGMLAVQVERDPKTGATVVRSVAPVSKPADAPVAATVFDDGRKSIHTVGGSGVQPSTEELGQILSVIDGVGMKVLLDEVTVMPNKAETNIEDIEPDRAPEGKVLSFSTRHDMSEESSTQLDSSGSHDSEAEMGIEGCAVSVEEEVQKVDGHMIDVTDMVGKVDNIEDKTLEEGPVTLVFMGYTDDTTGESVCLGQEDHEGMLTVERVIITEDGEEHVIGPLATLDNVAEQEEKKEPKEEAFQDVPLDGNGAGVKVLGDKGDNGLHNSSPPSIAEGEVTSKRKTCQCCSVM is encoded by the exons ATGCCGACCCTCCT gcAAAGCATGGATGAGACAGAGAATTACCAACAAAGGCTGCAAGCTATAGCG GAAAGGCGTCGCcaccaggaagaagaagagaagctgaGGAGGGAAACAGACGAGGAGTGGTTGAAGACAGCTCAGAAAAAG AGGAAGTCCTTGAGGGACCAGTGGCTTAGTGAAACTGCCCCagctcctgtccttccttcacttgtCAGCTTTAGGCCCTGTCCTCCAATGCAGGACGAAGCAGACGAGTACACAGCTGT ggagCAAACCAGAAGTCAAAAGATGCCTGAATACGAGGAGGACGAGGCAAGAGATGCCAGCAAATATAAAGAAGCTTTccaagaggaaaacaaaaaatcagtcaaatatATAGCCGCAGCCAGAACATACAACAATCAG GCTGCAGCTGACGAGGACGTGCAAG tggATAAAGAGGCTGAGGATCACTTCTCCATGTCAATGACACACAGCATATTTCATGAACGTGGGAAAGATGCCCGATCAG tggatAAAGAGGCTGAGGATCACTTCTCCATGCCGATGCCACACAGCATCTTTCATGAAAGTGGACTAGATGGCCGATCAG tggaTAAAGAGGCTGAGGATCACTTCTCCATGCCGATGCCACACAGCATCTTTCATGAAAGTGGACTAGATGGCCGATCAG tggaTAATGAGGCTGAGGATCACTTCTCCATGCCGATGCCACACAGCATATATCATGAAAGTGGGCAAGATGGCCGATCAG TTCTAGGAATGCTGGCAgtgcaggtagagagagacCCCAAGACAGGTGCCACTGTCGTCAGGTCAGTGGCCCCCGTGTCCAAGCCAGCTGATGCTCCAGTGGCTGCCACTGTCTTCGACGATGGCAGGAAGAGCATCCACACTGTCGGTGGGTCAGGAGTTCAACCCTCGACCGAAGAGCTCGGGCAGATCTTGAGCGTCATCGATGGGGTCGGGATGAAAGTACTGCTGGATGAGGTCACGGTCATGCCAAACAAGGCAGAGACAAATATAGAGGATATAGAACCCGACAGAGCTCCAGAGGGTAAAGTCCTGTCTTTTTCCACCCGTCATGACATGTCAGAGGAGAGCAGTACACAGTTAGACAGCTCCGGAAGCCACGATTCTGAGGCTGAGATGGGGATAGAGGGTTGTGCTGTAAGTGTGGAGGAGGAAGTTCAGAAAGTGGACGGACACATGATCGATGTTACAGACATGGTGGGAAAAGTAGATAACATCGAGGATAAAACTTTGGAGGAAGGCCCAGTCACCCTCGTGTTCATGggatacacagatgatacaaCTGGAGAAAGTGTGTGTCTGGGACAAGAGGACCATGAAGGCATGCTCACTGTGGAACGAGTGATCATCACTGAAGATGGCGAAGAACATGTCATAGGACCTCTGGCAACATTAGATAATGTGGCAgaacaagaggaaaagaaagagccCAAAGAGGAAGCATTTCAGGACGTTCCCCTGGATGGAAATGGAGCCGGAGTTAAAGTCCTTGGAGACAAAGGTGATAACGGGCTGCATAATTCATCTCCACCCAGTATTGCAGAGGGAGAAGTCACTTCAAAGCGCAAGACCTGTCAGTGTTGCTCTGTCATGTAA
- the LOC128379122 gene encoding uncharacterized protein LOC128379122 isoform X5, whose protein sequence is MPTLLQSMDETENYQQRLQAIAERRRHQEEEEKLRRETDEEWLKTAQKKRKSLRDQWLSETAPAPVLPSLVSFRPCPPMQDEADEYTAVEQTRSQKMPEYEEDEARDASKYKEAFQEENKKSVKYIAAARTYNNQAAADEDVQVDKEAEDHFSMSMTHSIFHERGKDARSVDKEAEDHFSMPMPHSIFHESGLDGRSVDKEAEDHFSMPMPHSIFHESGLDGRSVDKETEDHFSMSMTHSIFHESGKDARSVDNEAEDHFSMPMPHSIYHESGQDGRSVLGMLAVQVERDPKTGATVVRSVAPVSKPADAPVAATVFDDGRKSIHTVGGSGVQPSTEELGQILSVIDGVGMKVLLDEVTVMPNKAETNIEDIEPDRAPEGKVLSFSTRHDMSEESSTQLDSSGSHDSEAEMGIEGCAVSVEEEVQKVDGHMIDVTDMVGKVDNIEDKTLEEGPVTLVFMGYTDDTTGESVCLGQEDHEGMLTVERVIITEDGEEHVIGPLATLDNVAEQEEKKEPKEEAFQDVPLDGNGAGVKVLGDKGDNGLHNSSPPSIAEGEVTSKRKTCQCCSVM, encoded by the exons ATGCCGACCCTCCT gcAAAGCATGGATGAGACAGAGAATTACCAACAAAGGCTGCAAGCTATAGCG GAAAGGCGTCGCcaccaggaagaagaagagaagctgaGGAGGGAAACAGACGAGGAGTGGTTGAAGACAGCTCAGAAAAAG AGGAAGTCCTTGAGGGACCAGTGGCTTAGTGAAACTGCCCCagctcctgtccttccttcacttgtCAGCTTTAGGCCCTGTCCTCCAATGCAGGACGAAGCAGACGAGTACACAGCTGT ggagCAAACCAGAAGTCAAAAGATGCCTGAATACGAGGAGGACGAGGCAAGAGATGCCAGCAAATATAAAGAAGCTTTccaagaggaaaacaaaaaatcagtcaaatatATAGCCGCAGCCAGAACATACAACAATCAG GCTGCAGCTGACGAGGACGTGCAAG tggATAAAGAGGCTGAGGATCACTTCTCCATGTCAATGACACACAGCATATTTCATGAACGTGGGAAAGATGCCCGATCAG tggatAAAGAGGCTGAGGATCACTTCTCCATGCCGATGCCACACAGCATCTTTCATGAAAGTGGACTAGATGGCCGATCAG tggaTAAAGAGGCTGAGGATCACTTCTCCATGCCGATGCCACACAGCATCTTTCATGAAAGTGGACTAGATGGCCGATCAG tggATAAAGAGACTGAGGATCACTTCTCCATGTCAATGACACACAGCATATTTCATGAAAGTGGGAAAGATGCCCGATCAG tggaTAATGAGGCTGAGGATCACTTCTCCATGCCGATGCCACACAGCATATATCATGAAAGTGGGCAAGATGGCCGATCAG TTCTAGGAATGCTGGCAgtgcaggtagagagagacCCCAAGACAGGTGCCACTGTCGTCAGGTCAGTGGCCCCCGTGTCCAAGCCAGCTGATGCTCCAGTGGCTGCCACTGTCTTCGACGATGGCAGGAAGAGCATCCACACTGTCGGTGGGTCAGGAGTTCAACCCTCGACCGAAGAGCTCGGGCAGATCTTGAGCGTCATCGATGGGGTCGGGATGAAAGTACTGCTGGATGAGGTCACGGTCATGCCAAACAAGGCAGAGACAAATATAGAGGATATAGAACCCGACAGAGCTCCAGAGGGTAAAGTCCTGTCTTTTTCCACCCGTCATGACATGTCAGAGGAGAGCAGTACACAGTTAGACAGCTCCGGAAGCCACGATTCTGAGGCTGAGATGGGGATAGAGGGTTGTGCTGTAAGTGTGGAGGAGGAAGTTCAGAAAGTGGACGGACACATGATCGATGTTACAGACATGGTGGGAAAAGTAGATAACATCGAGGATAAAACTTTGGAGGAAGGCCCAGTCACCCTCGTGTTCATGggatacacagatgatacaaCTGGAGAAAGTGTGTGTCTGGGACAAGAGGACCATGAAGGCATGCTCACTGTGGAACGAGTGATCATCACTGAAGATGGCGAAGAACATGTCATAGGACCTCTGGCAACATTAGATAATGTGGCAgaacaagaggaaaagaaagagccCAAAGAGGAAGCATTTCAGGACGTTCCCCTGGATGGAAATGGAGCCGGAGTTAAAGTCCTTGGAGACAAAGGTGATAACGGGCTGCATAATTCATCTCCACCCAGTATTGCAGAGGGAGAAGTCACTTCAAAGCGCAAGACCTGTCAGTGTTGCTCTGTCATGTAA
- the LOC128379122 gene encoding uncharacterized protein LOC128379122 isoform X4 → MPTLLQSMDETENYQQRLQAIAERRRHQEEEEKLRRETDEEWLKTAQKKRKSLRDQWLSETAPAPVLPSLVSFRPCPPMQDEADEYTAVEQTRSQKMPEYEEDEARDASKYKEAFQEENKKSVKYIAAARTYNNQAAADEDVQVDKEAEDHFSMSMTHSIFHERGKDARSVDKEAEDHFSMPMPHSIFHESGLDGRSVDKETDVHFSMPMTHSVFHESGKDARSVDKETEDHFSMSMTHSIFHESGKDARSVDNEAEDHFSMPMPHSIYHESGQDGRSVLGMLAVQVERDPKTGATVVRSVAPVSKPADAPVAATVFDDGRKSIHTVGGSGVQPSTEELGQILSVIDGVGMKVLLDEVTVMPNKAETNIEDIEPDRAPEGKVLSFSTRHDMSEESSTQLDSSGSHDSEAEMGIEGCAVSVEEEVQKVDGHMIDVTDMVGKVDNIEDKTLEEGPVTLVFMGYTDDTTGESVCLGQEDHEGMLTVERVIITEDGEEHVIGPLATLDNVAEQEEKKEPKEEAFQDVPLDGNGAGVKVLGDKGDNGLHNSSPPSIAEGEVTSKRKTCQCCSVM, encoded by the exons ATGCCGACCCTCCT gcAAAGCATGGATGAGACAGAGAATTACCAACAAAGGCTGCAAGCTATAGCG GAAAGGCGTCGCcaccaggaagaagaagagaagctgaGGAGGGAAACAGACGAGGAGTGGTTGAAGACAGCTCAGAAAAAG AGGAAGTCCTTGAGGGACCAGTGGCTTAGTGAAACTGCCCCagctcctgtccttccttcacttgtCAGCTTTAGGCCCTGTCCTCCAATGCAGGACGAAGCAGACGAGTACACAGCTGT ggagCAAACCAGAAGTCAAAAGATGCCTGAATACGAGGAGGACGAGGCAAGAGATGCCAGCAAATATAAAGAAGCTTTccaagaggaaaacaaaaaatcagtcaaatatATAGCCGCAGCCAGAACATACAACAATCAG GCTGCAGCTGACGAGGACGTGCAAG tggATAAAGAGGCTGAGGATCACTTCTCCATGTCAATGACACACAGCATATTTCATGAACGTGGGAAAGATGCCCGATCAG tggaTAAAGAGGCTGAGGATCACTTCTCCATGCCGATGCCACACAGCATCTTTCATGAAAGTGGACTAGATGGCCGATCAG tggATAAAGAGACTGACGTTCACTTCTCCATGCCCATGACGCACAGCGTATTTCATGAAAGTGGGAAAGATGCCCGATCAG tggATAAAGAGACTGAGGATCACTTCTCCATGTCAATGACACACAGCATATTTCATGAAAGTGGGAAAGATGCCCGATCAG tggaTAATGAGGCTGAGGATCACTTCTCCATGCCGATGCCACACAGCATATATCATGAAAGTGGGCAAGATGGCCGATCAG TTCTAGGAATGCTGGCAgtgcaggtagagagagacCCCAAGACAGGTGCCACTGTCGTCAGGTCAGTGGCCCCCGTGTCCAAGCCAGCTGATGCTCCAGTGGCTGCCACTGTCTTCGACGATGGCAGGAAGAGCATCCACACTGTCGGTGGGTCAGGAGTTCAACCCTCGACCGAAGAGCTCGGGCAGATCTTGAGCGTCATCGATGGGGTCGGGATGAAAGTACTGCTGGATGAGGTCACGGTCATGCCAAACAAGGCAGAGACAAATATAGAGGATATAGAACCCGACAGAGCTCCAGAGGGTAAAGTCCTGTCTTTTTCCACCCGTCATGACATGTCAGAGGAGAGCAGTACACAGTTAGACAGCTCCGGAAGCCACGATTCTGAGGCTGAGATGGGGATAGAGGGTTGTGCTGTAAGTGTGGAGGAGGAAGTTCAGAAAGTGGACGGACACATGATCGATGTTACAGACATGGTGGGAAAAGTAGATAACATCGAGGATAAAACTTTGGAGGAAGGCCCAGTCACCCTCGTGTTCATGggatacacagatgatacaaCTGGAGAAAGTGTGTGTCTGGGACAAGAGGACCATGAAGGCATGCTCACTGTGGAACGAGTGATCATCACTGAAGATGGCGAAGAACATGTCATAGGACCTCTGGCAACATTAGATAATGTGGCAgaacaagaggaaaagaaagagccCAAAGAGGAAGCATTTCAGGACGTTCCCCTGGATGGAAATGGAGCCGGAGTTAAAGTCCTTGGAGACAAAGGTGATAACGGGCTGCATAATTCATCTCCACCCAGTATTGCAGAGGGAGAAGTCACTTCAAAGCGCAAGACCTGTCAGTGTTGCTCTGTCATGTAA
- the LOC128379122 gene encoding uncharacterized protein LOC128379122 isoform X1, producing the protein MPTLLQSMDETENYQQRLQAIAERRRHQEEEEKLRRETDEEWLKTAQKKRKSLRDQWLSETAPAPVLPSLVSFRPCPPMQDEADEYTAVEQTRSQKMPEYEEDEARDASKYKEAFQEENKKSVKYIAAARTYNNQAAADEDVQVDKEAEDHFSMSMTHSIFHERGKDARSVDKEAEDHFSMPMPHSIFHESGLDGRSVDKEAEDHFSMPMPHSIFHESGLDGRSVDKETDVHFSMPMTHSVFHESGKDARSVDKETEDHFSMSMTHSIFHESGKDARSVDNEAEDHFSMPMPHSIYHESGQDGRSVLGMLAVQVERDPKTGATVVRSVAPVSKPADAPVAATVFDDGRKSIHTVGGSGVQPSTEELGQILSVIDGVGMKVLLDEVTVMPNKAETNIEDIEPDRAPEGKVLSFSTRHDMSEESSTQLDSSGSHDSEAEMGIEGCAVSVEEEVQKVDGHMIDVTDMVGKVDNIEDKTLEEGPVTLVFMGYTDDTTGESVCLGQEDHEGMLTVERVIITEDGEEHVIGPLATLDNVAEQEEKKEPKEEAFQDVPLDGNGAGVKVLGDKGDNGLHNSSPPSIAEGEVTSKRKTCQCCSVM; encoded by the exons ATGCCGACCCTCCT gcAAAGCATGGATGAGACAGAGAATTACCAACAAAGGCTGCAAGCTATAGCG GAAAGGCGTCGCcaccaggaagaagaagagaagctgaGGAGGGAAACAGACGAGGAGTGGTTGAAGACAGCTCAGAAAAAG AGGAAGTCCTTGAGGGACCAGTGGCTTAGTGAAACTGCCCCagctcctgtccttccttcacttgtCAGCTTTAGGCCCTGTCCTCCAATGCAGGACGAAGCAGACGAGTACACAGCTGT ggagCAAACCAGAAGTCAAAAGATGCCTGAATACGAGGAGGACGAGGCAAGAGATGCCAGCAAATATAAAGAAGCTTTccaagaggaaaacaaaaaatcagtcaaatatATAGCCGCAGCCAGAACATACAACAATCAG GCTGCAGCTGACGAGGACGTGCAAG tggATAAAGAGGCTGAGGATCACTTCTCCATGTCAATGACACACAGCATATTTCATGAACGTGGGAAAGATGCCCGATCAG tggatAAAGAGGCTGAGGATCACTTCTCCATGCCGATGCCACACAGCATCTTTCATGAAAGTGGACTAGATGGCCGATCAG tggaTAAAGAGGCTGAGGATCACTTCTCCATGCCGATGCCACACAGCATCTTTCATGAAAGTGGACTAGATGGCCGATCAG tggATAAAGAGACTGACGTTCACTTCTCCATGCCCATGACGCACAGCGTATTTCATGAAAGTGGGAAAGATGCCCGATCAG tggATAAAGAGACTGAGGATCACTTCTCCATGTCAATGACACACAGCATATTTCATGAAAGTGGGAAAGATGCCCGATCAG tggaTAATGAGGCTGAGGATCACTTCTCCATGCCGATGCCACACAGCATATATCATGAAAGTGGGCAAGATGGCCGATCAG TTCTAGGAATGCTGGCAgtgcaggtagagagagacCCCAAGACAGGTGCCACTGTCGTCAGGTCAGTGGCCCCCGTGTCCAAGCCAGCTGATGCTCCAGTGGCTGCCACTGTCTTCGACGATGGCAGGAAGAGCATCCACACTGTCGGTGGGTCAGGAGTTCAACCCTCGACCGAAGAGCTCGGGCAGATCTTGAGCGTCATCGATGGGGTCGGGATGAAAGTACTGCTGGATGAGGTCACGGTCATGCCAAACAAGGCAGAGACAAATATAGAGGATATAGAACCCGACAGAGCTCCAGAGGGTAAAGTCCTGTCTTTTTCCACCCGTCATGACATGTCAGAGGAGAGCAGTACACAGTTAGACAGCTCCGGAAGCCACGATTCTGAGGCTGAGATGGGGATAGAGGGTTGTGCTGTAAGTGTGGAGGAGGAAGTTCAGAAAGTGGACGGACACATGATCGATGTTACAGACATGGTGGGAAAAGTAGATAACATCGAGGATAAAACTTTGGAGGAAGGCCCAGTCACCCTCGTGTTCATGggatacacagatgatacaaCTGGAGAAAGTGTGTGTCTGGGACAAGAGGACCATGAAGGCATGCTCACTGTGGAACGAGTGATCATCACTGAAGATGGCGAAGAACATGTCATAGGACCTCTGGCAACATTAGATAATGTGGCAgaacaagaggaaaagaaagagccCAAAGAGGAAGCATTTCAGGACGTTCCCCTGGATGGAAATGGAGCCGGAGTTAAAGTCCTTGGAGACAAAGGTGATAACGGGCTGCATAATTCATCTCCACCCAGTATTGCAGAGGGAGAAGTCACTTCAAAGCGCAAGACCTGTCAGTGTTGCTCTGTCATGTAA
- the LOC128379122 gene encoding uncharacterized protein LOC128379122 isoform X3 → MPTLLQSMDETENYQQRLQAIAERRRHQEEEEKLRRETDEEWLKTAQKKRKSLRDQWLSETAPAPVLPSLVSFRPCPPMQDEADEYTAVEQTRSQKMPEYEEDEARDASKYKEAFQEENKKSVKYIAAARTYNNQAAADEDVQVDKEAEDHFSMSMTHSIFHERGKDARSVDKEAEDHFSMPMPHSIFHESGLDGRSVDKETDVHFSMPMTHSVFHESGKDARSVDKETEDHFSMSMTHSIFHESGKDARSVDNEAEDHFSMPMPHSIYHESGQDGRSVLGMLAVQVERDPKTGATVVRSVAPVSKPADAPVAATVFDDGRKSIHTVGGSGVQPSTEELGQILSVIDGVGMKVLLDEVTVMPNKAETNIEDIEPDRAPEGKVLSFSTRHDMSEESSTQLDSSGSHDSEAEMGIEGCAVSVEEEVQKVDGHMIDVTDMVGKVDNIEDKTLEEGPVTLVFMGYTDDTTGESVCLGQEDHEGMLTVERVIITEDGEEHVIGPLATLDNVAEQEEKKEPKEEAFQDVPLDGNGAGVKVLGDKGDNGLHNSSPPSIAEGEVTSKRKTCQCCSVM, encoded by the exons ATGCCGACCCTCCT gcAAAGCATGGATGAGACAGAGAATTACCAACAAAGGCTGCAAGCTATAGCG GAAAGGCGTCGCcaccaggaagaagaagagaagctgaGGAGGGAAACAGACGAGGAGTGGTTGAAGACAGCTCAGAAAAAG AGGAAGTCCTTGAGGGACCAGTGGCTTAGTGAAACTGCCCCagctcctgtccttccttcacttgtCAGCTTTAGGCCCTGTCCTCCAATGCAGGACGAAGCAGACGAGTACACAGCTGT ggagCAAACCAGAAGTCAAAAGATGCCTGAATACGAGGAGGACGAGGCAAGAGATGCCAGCAAATATAAAGAAGCTTTccaagaggaaaacaaaaaatcagtcaaatatATAGCCGCAGCCAGAACATACAACAATCAG GCTGCAGCTGACGAGGACGTGCAAG tggATAAAGAGGCTGAGGATCACTTCTCCATGTCAATGACACACAGCATATTTCATGAACGTGGGAAAGATGCCCGATCAG tggatAAAGAGGCTGAGGATCACTTCTCCATGCCGATGCCACACAGCATCTTTCATGAAAGTGGACTAGATGGCCGATCAG tggATAAAGAGACTGACGTTCACTTCTCCATGCCCATGACGCACAGCGTATTTCATGAAAGTGGGAAAGATGCCCGATCAG tggATAAAGAGACTGAGGATCACTTCTCCATGTCAATGACACACAGCATATTTCATGAAAGTGGGAAAGATGCCCGATCAG tggaTAATGAGGCTGAGGATCACTTCTCCATGCCGATGCCACACAGCATATATCATGAAAGTGGGCAAGATGGCCGATCAG TTCTAGGAATGCTGGCAgtgcaggtagagagagacCCCAAGACAGGTGCCACTGTCGTCAGGTCAGTGGCCCCCGTGTCCAAGCCAGCTGATGCTCCAGTGGCTGCCACTGTCTTCGACGATGGCAGGAAGAGCATCCACACTGTCGGTGGGTCAGGAGTTCAACCCTCGACCGAAGAGCTCGGGCAGATCTTGAGCGTCATCGATGGGGTCGGGATGAAAGTACTGCTGGATGAGGTCACGGTCATGCCAAACAAGGCAGAGACAAATATAGAGGATATAGAACCCGACAGAGCTCCAGAGGGTAAAGTCCTGTCTTTTTCCACCCGTCATGACATGTCAGAGGAGAGCAGTACACAGTTAGACAGCTCCGGAAGCCACGATTCTGAGGCTGAGATGGGGATAGAGGGTTGTGCTGTAAGTGTGGAGGAGGAAGTTCAGAAAGTGGACGGACACATGATCGATGTTACAGACATGGTGGGAAAAGTAGATAACATCGAGGATAAAACTTTGGAGGAAGGCCCAGTCACCCTCGTGTTCATGggatacacagatgatacaaCTGGAGAAAGTGTGTGTCTGGGACAAGAGGACCATGAAGGCATGCTCACTGTGGAACGAGTGATCATCACTGAAGATGGCGAAGAACATGTCATAGGACCTCTGGCAACATTAGATAATGTGGCAgaacaagaggaaaagaaagagccCAAAGAGGAAGCATTTCAGGACGTTCCCCTGGATGGAAATGGAGCCGGAGTTAAAGTCCTTGGAGACAAAGGTGATAACGGGCTGCATAATTCATCTCCACCCAGTATTGCAGAGGGAGAAGTCACTTCAAAGCGCAAGACCTGTCAGTGTTGCTCTGTCATGTAA